The window AAATTACTACTAGGATTGAGATTGCGAATAGTTAAAGCTATTTCTAGGTTAAGCATGGGATTATTAGTAGTAATAATAACGCTTTTAGCTTGAGGGATATTAGCTTGAGTTAAAGCTTCTTGAAAATTGCCTATAACTATGGGAATATTGGGTAAATTAGCTCTATTAATATTATCTTCAAAACTAATAGCTACTAAGGATTCTTTTAACTCTTGTAAAAGATTAGCTACTCTTTGTCCAACTTTTCCTAAACCGACTAAAACCAGATGTTGTTCTTTAGGAATGGGGGGACGATTTAAAATCAATTCAAACTTAGAAGATAAGAGATTATCAGTTATTAAAGCATATAAAAGACCGACAAAAACTGTCCCAATAATCGTTAAGCTTAAAGCGAATAATTGTAACCAAGGTAAGATTTCTGGATTTGGTTCTAAATCCCCAAATAAATCAGCATAACCACCTAATAAAAGAATAGCAGTAGCATAAAAAGCATAAAGCCAATTTGTTCCTACATAATATTTAGCAAATAAAAATGTACCCAAAAATAATAAAAATATAATAGTTAGACTAGCGACAATAGCCACGCTGCGAACTTTACGGATAAATTTAAACTGAGTAAATTGTTTAATTTCCCCTTGAAAAGTTTGTAAAAAATTAACAAGACGTGATTTCTTTTTAACAGGTGGAGAATATCCTAAAGAGAATTTATCCACCATTTCTATATAGATAATTGTATCTCCTGGATGTAAAACTACTTCTGAATCCCATTGATGAAAATTATATTTTAACGACACAGCTAGAGAATAATGACCTAAAACAATTCTCTTTTGAGTATTGAGTTCATGAACTTTACGATTATAGCACCAATTATCCGTTGGTTTAAGTTGACGTTGAATAATTTGTAACCGTTGTCCAGCTAAATTTAAAATACCAATAGTTTCATTACCTAAACCAGCTAAAGCAAAAGCTAAAGCGGTTAAATGGGCGGGTTCATCAGCAAAAAAGTTACCCAATTGTTTACTGAGTAAATCGTTTAATTTTTCTTGACATGAACGCATAATGATGCGTATTTTACTATTAATTTCCCTAGCATTAATAGCGGTTTCTACGTTAACTTCTTCATCACTAGTAACGATTAAAATTGACCGACAATCTTTGATTTTCGCTTTTTGTAAAATCGCCAAATCCCGACAATCACCGATGATTAAATCGTCTAATAATTCTGGTACTTTCTTAAGTTCCCATGGAATTTCTGCTGTTTGTTCAATAGCAATTACTTTAACCCCAAATTCTTTGAGAGCAATCACACAATTTTGACCAAGACTACCTAAACCACAGACTAGGAAAGTATCTAAATTGTTAATAACGGAAGAAAAGTTATACATAAAATTCCAGAAAAAAGCCCCCTTTGAGGGGGCTCATAAGGGGGTTAGGGAGATACAACCTTATTCGGTAACAGGAATCATTAACTGAGGTTTATCTTGTTTGGTAATGAATACTTTACCTTCAGAGTCGATATCCACGAGAGCTTGATCTCCTTCTTGGACTTTACCCGAGAGTATTTCTTCTGCGAGAACATCTTCAAGAAGACGCATAATAGCACGACGTAGAGGACGCGCGCCATAAGCTGGGTTGTAACCCTCTTCGACGAGACGTTCTTTAAATTTGCTGGTTACATCTAGGGTGATTTGCTTCTCTGTAAGACGCTTAAAGACGTCTTTGAGGAGGATATCAGCGATTTCGGTAACTTCCTCTTTATTGAGTTGACGGAAGACGATAATTTCATCAAGACGGTTGAGAAATTCAGGTCTGAAGTAGTTTTTCAGTTCTTCGTTAACTAAGGAACGAATACGGTTGTATTGAGATTCGCTTTGATCTTCGGCAAATTCAAACCCGAGACCACCACCACCTTTCTCGATGACTTTAGAGCCGATATTGGAGGTCATAATCAGTAGAGTGTTTTTAAAATCTACGGTGCGACCTTTAGCGTCGGTAAGACGTCCATCTTCGAGGATTTGTAGGAGGAGGTTAAAGACGTCAGGGTGAGCTTTTTCGATTTCGTCGAATAGTACTACGGTATAAGGACGACGACGTACAGCTTCAGTAAGTTGTCCACCTTCGTTATAACCCACGTATCCAGGGGGAGAGCCGATTAGTTTAGAGACGGTATGACGCTCCATGTATTCGGACATATCCAGACGAATCATCGCGTCTTCTGAACCGAAGAAATAAGCGGCTAAGGATTTGGTTAATTCGGTTTTACCTACTCCTGTAGGTCCTGAGAAGATGAAGCTAGCGATAGGACGGTTGGGGTTTTTCAGACCAACCCGGGCCCGTCGTATAGCACGAGAGACGGCTTTAACGGCGTCTTCCTGTCCAATCAGACGCTGATGCAGGGTGTCTTCCATGTGGAGGAGTTTTTCCGACTCGCTTTCGGTGAGTTTATTAACGGGTACTCCTGTCCATGAGGCGACGATTTGAGCGATTTCTTCTGGTCCAACCGAGGGCATTTCGTTGTCTGAGTCGGTTTTTTTGGAGGAGGCGATCGCTTTGATTTGGGCTTTGATTTCCATTTCGCGATCGCGTAGTTCTCCCGCTTTATCGAAGTTTTGTGCTCTGACTGCGTCGTCTTTTTCTTTCAGGATTTGACGTAGTTCTTTATCTAGTTCTTTAGCTGCAGGTGGCAATTGGGAGTTTAATAGACGTACTCTTGAGCCTGCTTCATCGATTAAGTCGATCGCCTTATCGGGTAGATAGCGGTCTGATATGTAGCGATCGGAGAGTTTAGCTGCTGCTTCGAGGGCTTCATCGAGAATTTTGAGTTTATGGTGTTGTTCATAGCGTTCTCGTAGTCCATAGAGGATTTCGATAGTTTCATCTACGCTAGGCTCACCCACCATTACTGGTTGAAAGCGTCTTTCTAGGGCTGCGTCTCTTTCGATGTGTTTACGATATTCATCTAAGGTAGTAGCGCCTATACATTGTAGTTCTCCTCTGGCTAGAGCTGGTTTCAGGATATTGGCTGCGTCGATCGCCCCTTCTGCTGCTCCTGCTCCTATTAGTGTATGTACTTCGTCAATTACAAGTACTACGTTACCCGCTTGACGAATTTCATCCATAATTTTTTTCAGACGTTCTTCAAATTCCCCGCGGTATTTTGTTCCCGCGACTAGTAAGCCTATATCTAGGGTTACCACGCGTTTATCTTCGAGGATATCGGGTATATCTTTGTTAGCGATGCGTTGAGCTAAGCCTTCGGCGATCGCTGTTTTACCTACACCTGGTTCACCGATTAAGACGGGGTTATTTTTAGTTCTGCGTCCGAGAATTTGAATAACACGTTCTATTTCTTTTTGTCTGCCTACTACTGGGTCTAATTTTCCTTCGCTAGCCATTTGGGTTAAGTTTGAGCCAAATTCATCTAGGGTAGGTGTTTTATTTCTTCCTGTAGAGGTTGATCCCGCGCTTACTTCGGCGGTTTCCCCTAGCATTCTAATTACTTGGGTTCTGACTTTGGATAGATCTACCCCGAGGTTTTCGAGGACTCTTGCTGCTACGCCTTCTCCTTCACGAATTAACCCTAACAGCAAGTGTTCCGTACCGATATAATTATGTCCTAGTTGGCGAGCTTCTTCTAGAGATAGTTCTAGAACTCTTTTGGCTCTGGGGGTAAAGGGTATTTCTACCGCGACAAAACCCGAACCACGACCAATAATTTTTTCTACTTCTGTACGAGCGTCTTTAAGATTAACGCCCATGGATTTGAGTACTTTAGCTGCGACTCCTGTTCCTTCTCCGATTAAGCCGAGAAGGATTTGTTCTGTACCCACGAAATTATGACCCAAG of the Gloeocapsa sp. DLM2.Bin57 genome contains:
- a CDS encoding ATP-dependent Clp protease ATP-binding subunit; this translates as MFERFTEKAIKVIMLAQEEARRLGHNFVGTEQILLGLIGEGTGVAAKVLKSMGVNLKDARTEVEKIIGRGSGFVAVEIPFTPRAKRVLELSLEEARQLGHNYIGTEHLLLGLIREGEGVAARVLENLGVDLSKVRTQVIRMLGETAEVSAGSTSTGRNKTPTLDEFGSNLTQMASEGKLDPVVGRQKEIERVIQILGRRTKNNPVLIGEPGVGKTAIAEGLAQRIANKDIPDILEDKRVVTLDIGLLVAGTKYRGEFEERLKKIMDEIRQAGNVVLVIDEVHTLIGAGAAEGAIDAANILKPALARGELQCIGATTLDEYRKHIERDAALERRFQPVMVGEPSVDETIEILYGLRERYEQHHKLKILDEALEAAAKLSDRYISDRYLPDKAIDLIDEAGSRVRLLNSQLPPAAKELDKELRQILKEKDDAVRAQNFDKAGELRDREMEIKAQIKAIASSKKTDSDNEMPSVGPEEIAQIVASWTGVPVNKLTESESEKLLHMEDTLHQRLIGQEDAVKAVSRAIRRARVGLKNPNRPIASFIFSGPTGVGKTELTKSLAAYFFGSEDAMIRLDMSEYMERHTVSKLIGSPPGYVGYNEGGQLTEAVRRRPYTVVLFDEIEKAHPDVFNLLLQILEDGRLTDAKGRTVDFKNTLLIMTSNIGSKVIEKGGGGLGFEFAEDQSESQYNRIRSLVNEELKNYFRPEFLNRLDEIIVFRQLNKEEVTEIADILLKDVFKRLTEKQITLDVTSKFKERLVEEGYNPAYGARPLRRAIMRLLEDVLAEEILSGKVQEGDQALVDIDSEGKVFITKQDKPQLMIPVTE
- a CDS encoding potassium transporter TrkA; translated protein: MYNFSSVINNLDTFLVCGLGSLGQNCVIALKEFGVKVIAIEQTAEIPWELKKVPELLDDLIIGDCRDLAILQKAKIKDCRSILIVTSDEEVNVETAINAREINSKIRIIMRSCQEKLNDLLSKQLGNFFADEPAHLTALAFALAGLGNETIGILNLAGQRLQIIQRQLKPTDNWCYNRKVHELNTQKRIVLGHYSLAVSLKYNFHQWDSEVVLHPGDTIIYIEMVDKFSLGYSPPVKKKSRLVNFLQTFQGEIKQFTQFKFIRKVRSVAIVASLTIIFLLFLGTFLFAKYYVGTNWLYAFYATAILLLGGYADLFGDLEPNPEILPWLQLFALSLTIIGTVFVGLLYALITDNLLSSKFELILNRPPIPKEQHLVLVGLGKVGQRVANLLQELKESLVAISFEDNINRANLPNIPIVIGNFQEALTQANIPQAKSVIITTNNPMLNLEIALTIRNLNPSSNLVIGTYQTGVSYQLTRLLDNTQVIGTYTVAAEAFAGAAFGENILALFRQNNQTILTTEYQIEANDTLNGLLISEINYGYGVVVIFYQTPNQEPLFIPLEDLRVSSGDRIIVLATIEGLRTIERGNIDIISRCWQVHLEKALTQDAIFDGANIISRITGCPIPLARELVNNLPQTIPIPLYQHQAERLVRDLKKALVNAYLENIS